From one Leifsonia soli genomic stretch:
- a CDS encoding ABC transporter substrate-binding protein has protein sequence MRSRLALGAVAALAAATLALTGCSGSGSSSSSSAGGKVDGTGKTLDVMIAANALYPTQQQKWFSDVSAQFQKETGATVKFETFASANDELTKIQTSVLSGQGPDIYDLGTTFTPTAYSTGAFVKLTKDDWEKVGGRDRFVPATLGISGPSASDEVGIPFLSRPFVLAYNTELLKAAGIDKPATTWDGLAAQAKKLTSGDVHGMAVAYADSFDPWKFVWAMSMQQGNTLLDLKTKKATIDDAAVKKAYQTYFGWLTEDKVVDPAAIGWKNAQAVAAFAAGKAAFLPMVSSSSQVSLDASPVAGKYAYAVMPTVPPGASKLPGDGKAAATIISGDNMVVAKYSKNQDLAFALIKMLTSEENQVAYTKTFGDLPTNAAAAKRIEEGNQLLGPILDAGTKAYGTPFSGAWGDTQLALVNVVVQSIPALSSGGVSSSDLQSRLKAAQATAQAALSKAK, from the coding sequence ATGAGATCACGTCTTGCGCTCGGCGCGGTGGCGGCCCTCGCGGCCGCAACCCTCGCGCTCACCGGATGCTCCGGCTCCGGTTCCTCTTCCTCGTCGTCGGCGGGAGGGAAGGTCGACGGCACCGGGAAGACCCTCGATGTCATGATCGCGGCCAACGCGCTCTATCCCACCCAGCAGCAGAAATGGTTCTCCGACGTCTCGGCCCAGTTCCAGAAGGAGACGGGGGCGACCGTGAAGTTCGAGACGTTCGCGTCGGCGAACGACGAGCTCACGAAGATCCAGACGTCGGTGCTGAGCGGCCAGGGGCCCGACATCTACGACCTCGGCACCACGTTCACACCGACCGCGTACTCCACGGGCGCGTTCGTCAAGCTGACGAAGGACGACTGGGAGAAGGTCGGAGGCCGCGACCGCTTCGTCCCGGCGACACTCGGCATCTCCGGTCCGAGCGCGTCCGACGAGGTCGGCATCCCGTTCCTCAGCCGCCCGTTCGTCCTGGCGTACAACACCGAGCTGCTGAAGGCCGCGGGCATCGACAAGCCCGCCACCACCTGGGACGGTCTGGCCGCGCAGGCGAAGAAGCTCACCAGCGGCGATGTGCACGGCATGGCCGTCGCCTACGCGGACAGCTTCGACCCCTGGAAGTTCGTCTGGGCCATGTCGATGCAGCAGGGCAACACCCTGCTCGACCTGAAGACGAAGAAGGCGACCATCGACGACGCCGCCGTGAAGAAGGCGTACCAGACGTACTTCGGATGGCTGACCGAGGACAAGGTGGTCGACCCGGCCGCGATCGGCTGGAAGAACGCGCAGGCCGTCGCCGCCTTCGCCGCGGGGAAGGCCGCCTTCCTCCCGATGGTCTCCTCGTCGTCGCAGGTGTCGCTCGACGCGTCGCCGGTCGCCGGGAAGTACGCGTACGCCGTCATGCCGACCGTCCCGCCCGGGGCGTCGAAGCTGCCCGGTGACGGCAAGGCCGCCGCCACGATCATCTCGGGCGACAACATGGTCGTCGCGAAGTACTCGAAGAACCAGGACCTCGCCTTCGCGCTCATCAAGATGCTGACGAGCGAGGAGAACCAGGTCGCGTACACCAAGACGTTCGGCGACCTGCCGACGAACGCCGCAGCCGCCAAGCGGATCGAGGAAGGCAACCAGTTGCTCGGCCCCATCCTCGACGCCGGGACGAAGGCCTACGGGACGCCGTTCTCCGGCGCCTGGGGCGACACCCAGCTGGCGCTCGTGAACGTGGTGGTGCAGTCCATCCCGGCTCTCTCGTCGGGCGGTGTGTCGTCGTCCGACCTGCAGTCGCGGCTGAAGGCCGCGCAAGCGACCGCCCAGGCCGCGCTGAGCAAGGCGAAGTAG
- a CDS encoding LacI family DNA-binding transcriptional regulator: protein MSPLTGAGNDRPATLADVAALSGVATSTVSRALSNPGRVNVLTRERIERAARELNYVPNSQARALTSGRTRAIAVLVSDVTNPFYFGIIRGTQHQLKAAGYTQLLVDTEESDELEDGTLHKLRRSFDGAILAASRLTDRRLTALAKEIPLVAVNRQTRGVPSVFIDTPSAIEQAVGHLVSLGHRRIAYAAGPATSWPNEGRWRALVRAAEHYGVEAVRLGPFAPRQYAGAAAADAVLHSRVTACIAFNDLLAIGMLPRFRERGVRIPNDLSIVGCDDIFGADFCNPPLTTLTAPIEQAGRTAVAMLLSRLDGGPAPMARQAVTLPTHLTVRDSTGPAPRTAPTAPTTNGVPTA from the coding sequence ATGAGCCCTCTCACCGGTGCGGGGAACGACCGCCCAGCGACCCTCGCGGACGTCGCAGCGCTCAGCGGCGTCGCCACCTCCACGGTCTCGCGGGCGCTCTCCAACCCGGGCCGAGTGAACGTCCTCACGCGCGAGCGCATCGAGCGCGCCGCACGCGAGCTCAACTACGTGCCGAACTCGCAGGCCCGCGCGCTGACGAGCGGACGGACCCGCGCCATCGCCGTGCTCGTCTCGGACGTGACGAACCCGTTCTACTTCGGCATCATCCGGGGCACCCAGCACCAGCTGAAGGCCGCAGGCTACACGCAGCTGCTCGTGGACACCGAGGAGTCGGACGAGCTGGAGGACGGGACGCTGCACAAGCTCCGGCGCTCCTTCGACGGCGCCATCCTCGCCGCCTCCCGGCTCACCGACCGGCGGCTGACGGCCCTCGCCAAGGAGATCCCGCTCGTCGCCGTGAACCGGCAGACCCGGGGCGTTCCGAGCGTGTTCATCGACACGCCGAGCGCGATTGAGCAGGCCGTCGGCCACCTCGTCTCGCTCGGCCACCGCCGCATCGCGTACGCGGCGGGGCCCGCCACCTCGTGGCCGAACGAGGGCCGCTGGCGCGCACTGGTCCGCGCCGCCGAGCACTACGGCGTCGAGGCGGTCCGCCTCGGGCCGTTCGCGCCGAGGCAGTATGCGGGGGCGGCGGCGGCCGATGCGGTCCTCCACTCGCGCGTCACCGCCTGCATCGCCTTCAACGACCTGCTCGCGATCGGGATGCTCCCGCGCTTCCGCGAGCGCGGCGTCCGCATCCCGAACGACCTGAGCATCGTCGGCTGCGACGACATCTTCGGCGCCGACTTCTGCAACCCTCCCCTCACGACGCTCACCGCGCCGATCGAGCAGGCGGGCCGGACCGCGGTCGCCATGCTCCTGTCCCGTCTCGACGGCGGGCCGGCGCCGATGGCGCGTCAGGCGGTCACGCTCCCCACGCACCTGACCGTCCGCGACTCCACCGGACCAGCACCCCGGACCGCACCGACCGCACCGACCACGAACGGAGTCCCGACCGCATGA
- the uxaC gene encoding glucuronate isomerase, with translation MTALAPHPDRLFPADPGVRDIARRLYAEVATAPILSPHGHVDARMLADDEPFPDPAALLITPDHYVTRMLHAVGVPLDELGLARDGRPSTADGRAIWRRLCEHWDVFLGTPVRLWFETEFSEVFGLTEQPSPATADALYDQLSATLADPAFRPRALFERFRIEVLATTDDPADDLAAHHRLAADATFPGRVIPTFRADRYMHPDEPGWAARLERLSAVADVDTTTYPGLLEALRRRRRAFAEAGGTATDTGVIDAGSDPLHEAEASRIHRAALDGTLTAGEAAAYRRNLLYRLAELSAEDGLVMQLHPGVLRNHHRPTFDAYGPDTGHDLPAVGAFTRPLTPILRDFGTHPTFRLVLFTVDETTFSREIGPLAGFYPSVYAGAPWWFIDTPDAILRYRRAVTDSAGFTKTSGFIDDTRAFCSIPARHDMSRRVDASYLATLVAEHRVSEEDAAVLARRLVDDIPRTTFRLG, from the coding sequence ATGACCGCCCTCGCGCCGCATCCCGACCGCCTGTTCCCCGCCGACCCGGGCGTGCGCGACATCGCCAGGCGCCTGTACGCCGAGGTGGCGACGGCGCCGATCCTGTCGCCGCACGGACACGTGGATGCGCGCATGCTCGCCGACGACGAGCCGTTCCCGGACCCGGCGGCCCTGCTCATCACGCCCGACCACTACGTCACACGCATGCTGCACGCTGTCGGCGTGCCCCTCGACGAGCTGGGGCTCGCCCGCGACGGCCGACCGTCCACGGCCGACGGGCGCGCGATCTGGCGGCGGCTCTGCGAGCACTGGGACGTCTTCCTCGGCACGCCGGTCCGGCTCTGGTTCGAGACGGAGTTCAGCGAGGTCTTCGGCCTCACCGAGCAGCCGTCCCCCGCCACCGCCGACGCGCTCTACGACCAGCTGAGCGCGACGCTCGCCGACCCGGCCTTCCGGCCACGGGCGCTGTTCGAGCGCTTCCGCATCGAGGTGCTGGCGACCACGGACGACCCGGCCGACGACCTGGCCGCGCACCACCGGCTCGCCGCCGACGCGACTTTCCCCGGCCGCGTCATCCCGACCTTCCGCGCCGACCGGTACATGCACCCCGACGAACCCGGATGGGCGGCGCGGCTGGAGCGGCTCAGCGCCGTCGCCGACGTCGACACCACGACGTACCCCGGGCTGCTGGAGGCGCTGCGCCGCCGCCGCCGGGCGTTCGCGGAGGCGGGAGGGACGGCTACCGACACGGGCGTGATCGACGCCGGCAGCGATCCGCTCCACGAGGCCGAGGCGTCGCGCATCCACCGGGCGGCACTCGACGGAACGCTCACCGCCGGCGAAGCGGCCGCCTACCGCCGCAACCTGCTCTACCGGCTCGCCGAGCTCTCCGCCGAGGACGGCCTGGTCATGCAGCTGCACCCCGGCGTGCTCCGCAACCACCACCGGCCCACCTTCGACGCGTACGGACCGGACACCGGCCACGACCTCCCCGCCGTCGGCGCGTTCACCCGGCCGCTCACGCCCATCCTGCGCGACTTCGGGACGCATCCCACCTTCCGGCTCGTGCTGTTCACGGTCGACGAGACGACGTTCTCACGCGAGATCGGCCCGCTGGCCGGCTTCTACCCCTCCGTGTACGCGGGGGCGCCGTGGTGGTTCATCGACACACCGGACGCCATCCTGCGCTACCGGCGGGCGGTCACCGACAGCGCCGGCTTCACCAAGACCAGCGGGTTCATCGACGACACGCGTGCCTTCTGCTCCATCCCGGCCCGGCACGACATGTCGCGTCGGGTGGATGCGTCCTACCTCGCCACGCTGGTCGCCGAACACCGGGTGAGCGAGGAGGACGCCGCCGTGCTCGCACGCCGGCTGGTGGACGACATCCCGCGGACCACGTTCCGGCTCGGCTGA
- the gndA gene encoding NADP-dependent phosphogluconate dehydrogenase: MGSNLARNLASREGNTVAVYNRTYTRTEDLMNAHPEAGFVGSEEIDDFVASLSKPRTAIIMVQAGKGTDAVIDQLVERFEPGDIIVDGGNANFHDTIEREKRIAPTGIHFVGAGISGGEEGALNGPSIMPGGSVESYKTLGPILESIAAVAEGEPCVTHVGTDGAGHFVKMIHNGIEYADMQLIAEAYDLLRTIGGLEPAQIADVFAEWNKGYLESYLIEITAEVLRQVDAESGKPFIDIVLDQAGSKGTGVWTVQNALDLGVPVGGIAEAVFARAVSSKPAQRAAVQATIQSRPDVQKAEDVQAFADDVSKALYASKVVAYAQGFDAIIAGAEKYGWDIHKDKIAKIWRGGCIIRAQFLNRIADAYDENPDIATLLEAPYFADAVREGEAAWRRIVATAALSGVPVPGFGSALSYYDSLASKRLPAALVQGQRDFFGAHTYKRVDKDGVFHTLWSGDRTEIETEPSTH; the protein is encoded by the coding sequence ATGGGGTCGAACCTGGCCCGCAACCTCGCATCGCGCGAGGGCAACACCGTCGCCGTGTACAACCGCACCTACACGCGGACCGAAGACCTGATGAACGCGCACCCCGAGGCCGGCTTCGTCGGCTCCGAGGAGATCGACGACTTCGTCGCCTCGCTGTCGAAGCCGCGCACCGCGATCATCATGGTGCAGGCGGGGAAGGGCACCGACGCGGTCATCGACCAGCTGGTCGAGCGGTTCGAGCCGGGCGACATCATCGTCGACGGCGGCAACGCGAACTTCCACGACACCATCGAGCGCGAGAAGCGCATCGCGCCCACCGGCATCCACTTCGTGGGCGCCGGCATCTCCGGCGGTGAGGAGGGCGCACTGAACGGCCCGTCGATCATGCCGGGCGGCTCGGTGGAGTCGTACAAGACGCTCGGACCCATCCTCGAGTCCATCGCCGCGGTCGCCGAGGGCGAGCCGTGCGTGACCCACGTCGGCACCGACGGCGCCGGGCACTTCGTGAAGATGATCCACAACGGCATCGAGTACGCCGACATGCAGCTCATCGCCGAGGCGTACGACCTGCTCCGCACCATCGGCGGCCTGGAGCCGGCCCAGATCGCGGACGTGTTCGCCGAGTGGAACAAGGGCTACCTGGAGTCGTACCTGATCGAGATCACCGCCGAGGTGCTGCGCCAGGTGGATGCGGAGAGCGGCAAGCCGTTCATCGACATCGTCCTCGACCAGGCAGGATCAAAGGGCACCGGCGTCTGGACCGTGCAGAACGCGCTCGACCTGGGCGTCCCGGTCGGCGGCATCGCGGAGGCCGTCTTCGCCCGCGCCGTCTCGTCGAAGCCGGCCCAGCGCGCGGCGGTTCAGGCGACCATCCAGTCGCGGCCGGACGTGCAGAAGGCGGAGGACGTCCAGGCGTTCGCCGACGACGTGTCGAAGGCGCTGTACGCCTCGAAGGTCGTCGCGTACGCGCAGGGCTTCGACGCGATCATCGCCGGCGCCGAGAAGTACGGCTGGGACATCCACAAGGACAAGATCGCCAAGATCTGGCGCGGCGGCTGCATCATCCGCGCACAGTTCCTCAACCGCATCGCCGACGCGTACGACGAGAACCCGGACATCGCGACGCTGCTCGAGGCGCCGTACTTCGCCGACGCGGTGCGCGAGGGCGAGGCTGCCTGGCGTCGCATCGTCGCCACCGCTGCGCTCTCCGGCGTCCCGGTGCCCGGCTTCGGCTCGGCGCTGTCGTACTACGACTCGCTCGCCTCGAAGCGCCTCCCGGCCGCCCTCGTGCAGGGCCAGCGCGACTTCTTCGGCGCGCACACCTACAAGCGGGTCGACAAGGACGGCGTCTTCCACACCCTGTGGTCCGGCGACCGCACCGAGATCGAGACCGAGCCCTCCACCCACTGA
- a CDS encoding ribose-phosphate diphosphokinase: MSGITATGQKRLVLISGRAHPQLAQEIAECLGSELIPTDARTFANGEIYARFDESVRGSDAFVIQSHTSPINEWLMEQLIMVDALKRASAKRITVVAPFYPYARQDKKGRGREPISARLVADLFKAAGADRIMSVDLHAAQIQGFFDGPVDHLFAMPVLLEHMRRELDPSTLTVVSPDMGRVRVADIWSDKLGAPLAIIHKRRDPLVPNQVSVHEIVGDVNGRVCLLVDDLIDTGRTIVKAAEALKEAGATGVVVAATHAVFSDPAVELLQSEAIDSVVVTDTLPLPEHKRWEGLTVLPIAPLLASAIREVFTDGSVTSMFDGAA; encoded by the coding sequence GTGTCAGGGATCACCGCGACCGGCCAGAAAAGACTCGTCCTCATCTCCGGTCGCGCGCATCCTCAGCTCGCCCAGGAGATCGCCGAATGTCTCGGCAGTGAGCTCATCCCGACCGACGCGCGCACCTTCGCCAACGGCGAGATCTACGCGCGCTTCGATGAGAGCGTCCGCGGGTCGGATGCCTTCGTCATCCAGTCGCACACGTCGCCCATCAACGAGTGGCTCATGGAGCAGCTCATCATGGTGGATGCGCTGAAGCGCGCCTCGGCGAAGCGCATCACCGTCGTGGCGCCGTTCTACCCGTACGCCCGTCAGGACAAGAAGGGCCGCGGCCGCGAGCCGATCTCCGCCCGCCTCGTCGCCGACCTGTTCAAGGCCGCCGGCGCGGACCGCATCATGTCCGTCGACCTGCACGCCGCGCAGATCCAGGGCTTCTTCGACGGACCCGTCGACCACCTGTTCGCCATGCCCGTGCTGCTCGAGCACATGCGCCGGGAGCTCGACCCGTCGACGCTGACGGTCGTGTCGCCCGACATGGGCCGCGTCCGCGTCGCCGACATCTGGAGCGACAAGCTCGGTGCGCCGCTGGCGATCATCCACAAGCGACGCGACCCGCTGGTGCCGAACCAGGTCTCGGTGCACGAGATCGTCGGCGACGTCAACGGTCGCGTCTGCCTGCTCGTCGACGACCTGATCGACACCGGCCGCACCATCGTGAAGGCCGCCGAGGCGCTCAAGGAGGCCGGCGCAACGGGCGTCGTCGTGGCGGCGACGCACGCGGTGTTCAGCGACCCGGCCGTCGAGCTGCTGCAGAGCGAGGCGATCGACTCGGTCGTGGTGACCGACACCCTGCCCCTGCCGGAGCACAAGCGCTGGGAGGGCCTGACGGTCCTGCCGATCGCTCCGCTGCTCGCCAGCGCGATCCGCGAGGTCTTCACCGATGGTTCGGTGACGTCGATGTTCGACGGGGCCGCGTAG
- the glmU gene encoding bifunctional UDP-N-acetylglucosamine diphosphorylase/glucosamine-1-phosphate N-acetyltransferase GlmU: protein MTDQNLAIVVLAAGQGTRMKSATPKLLHPLGGIPIVSHVLATARELDAAHVIAVVRHERDRLAEVIAADLPEAVIVDQDEVPGTGRAVELAVEALPADFTGDVLVVNGDVPLLDAGTLRELIERHRAGEAAATILSSFPADATGYGRIVRTPQGHLDRIVEHKDATEAERSIGEINAGIYLFGLGALRDKLALVSTDNAQGEKYLTDVIGLLREAGFDVDALPVAESWLVEGINDRAQLSDAAAKLNALIVRTWQLAGVTVQDPATTWIDVKAKLAPDVTVLPGTQLRGATVVETGATVGPDTTLTDTEVGEGATVTRTDATLAVIGAGATVGPFSYLRPGTVLGARGKIGTFSETKNAVIGEGTKLAHFNYVGDAEVGEKGNLGAGVITANYDGVNKHRTVIGSHVRISTNTVLVAPVRMGDGAYTGAGTVVRKDVPAGALAITVAPQRNIEGWVAEKRPGTDADRAARESDASEESGA from the coding sequence TTGACCGACCAGAATCTCGCCATCGTCGTTCTCGCGGCGGGGCAGGGCACGCGGATGAAGTCCGCCACTCCCAAGCTGCTGCACCCGCTGGGCGGCATCCCGATCGTCTCCCACGTGCTGGCGACCGCGCGCGAGCTCGACGCCGCGCACGTGATCGCCGTCGTGCGACACGAGCGCGACCGCCTCGCCGAGGTGATCGCGGCCGACCTGCCGGAGGCGGTGATCGTCGACCAGGACGAGGTGCCGGGCACCGGACGCGCCGTCGAGCTGGCGGTCGAGGCGCTGCCGGCCGACTTCACCGGCGACGTGCTCGTCGTGAACGGCGACGTTCCGCTGCTCGACGCCGGAACGCTGCGCGAGCTCATCGAGCGGCACCGTGCGGGCGAGGCGGCGGCGACTATCCTCTCGTCGTTCCCGGCCGACGCGACCGGATACGGCCGCATCGTGCGCACCCCGCAGGGCCACCTCGACCGCATCGTCGAGCACAAGGACGCGACGGAGGCCGAGCGCTCGATCGGCGAGATCAATGCCGGAATCTACCTGTTCGGGCTCGGCGCGCTGCGCGACAAGCTGGCGCTCGTCTCCACCGACAACGCCCAGGGCGAGAAGTACCTGACGGACGTGATCGGGCTGCTCCGCGAGGCCGGCTTCGACGTGGATGCGCTCCCGGTGGCCGAGTCGTGGCTGGTCGAGGGCATCAACGACCGCGCCCAGCTGAGCGACGCGGCGGCGAAGCTGAACGCGCTCATCGTCCGCACCTGGCAGCTCGCCGGCGTGACCGTGCAGGATCCGGCGACGACGTGGATCGACGTCAAGGCCAAGCTCGCGCCCGACGTCACTGTCCTCCCCGGCACGCAGCTCCGCGGCGCCACCGTCGTCGAGACGGGCGCGACCGTCGGACCGGACACGACGTTGACCGACACCGAGGTCGGCGAGGGCGCGACGGTCACCCGCACGGACGCGACACTCGCCGTCATCGGCGCCGGCGCGACGGTCGGCCCGTTCTCCTACCTCCGGCCCGGCACCGTGCTCGGTGCGCGAGGCAAGATCGGCACCTTCAGCGAGACCAAGAACGCGGTCATCGGCGAGGGCACGAAGCTGGCGCACTTCAACTACGTGGGGGACGCCGAGGTGGGCGAGAAGGGCAACCTCGGCGCCGGCGTCATCACCGCGAACTACGACGGAGTGAACAAGCACCGCACGGTCATCGGCTCCCATGTGCGCATCAGCACGAACACCGTGCTCGTCGCGCCGGTTAGGATGGGTGACGGAGCGTACACAGGGGCGGGCACGGTCGTCCGCAAGGACGTCCCCGCCGGAGCCCTCGCCATCACCGTCGCTCCTCAACGCAATATCGAAGGCTGGGTCGCGGAGAAGCGGCCGGGCACGGACGCCGACAGAGCGGCTCGCGAGAGCGACGCGTCGGAAGAGAGCGGAGCGTAA
- a CDS encoding MarR family winged helix-turn-helix transcriptional regulator yields the protein MADARDEVDRIVDAWLRERPDLDFAPLQVLSRVDRLSRHLDRARRGAFERSDLDSWEFDVLAALRRAGAPYQLSPKSLLQQTLVSSGTMTNRIDRLVARGLVERRTDPNDGRGILVQMTAQGLTRVDAAITRLVDAEADLLDGLSAADAERLAGLLRKLSLGFDAEA from the coding sequence ATGGCCGACGCACGCGACGAGGTGGACCGCATCGTGGACGCCTGGCTGCGCGAGCGTCCGGACCTCGACTTCGCCCCCCTCCAGGTGCTCTCGCGGGTCGACCGGCTCTCCCGGCACCTCGACCGCGCACGCCGGGGAGCGTTCGAGCGCTCCGACCTCGACTCCTGGGAATTCGACGTGCTCGCCGCTCTCCGACGTGCGGGCGCGCCGTACCAGCTGAGCCCGAAGTCGCTGCTGCAGCAGACGCTCGTGTCGTCCGGCACCATGACGAACCGCATCGACCGGCTGGTCGCCCGCGGCCTGGTCGAGCGCCGTACCGACCCCAACGACGGCCGCGGCATCCTGGTTCAGATGACGGCGCAGGGGCTCACCCGGGTGGATGCGGCCATCACCCGTCTGGTGGATGCGGAGGCCGACCTCCTCGACGGCCTGTCCGCGGCCGACGCGGAACGCCTCGCCGGCCTCCTCCGCAAGCTGAGCCTGGGGTTCGACGCGGAGGCGTGA
- a CDS encoding ATP-binding cassette domain-containing protein → MPVDDAPQVVAAGLGHRFTDGPWLFSELDLALRPNRTYALVGPSGSGKSTLLSILAGWVEPATGSLRRDGIDSIAWVFQNPLGVARRTAEDHVALPLLARGHSHRSARVEARTMLARVGLSHVASAPFANLSGGEAQRLMLARGLASRPDMLLVDEPTAQLDTTTAEDVNRAIAASAGHGSIVVIATHDRRTRDACTDVIELGRSA, encoded by the coding sequence ATGCCTGTCGACGATGCCCCGCAGGTCGTGGCGGCCGGGCTCGGCCACCGCTTCACCGATGGGCCCTGGCTCTTCAGCGAACTCGACCTCGCTCTGCGGCCGAATCGGACCTACGCTCTCGTGGGACCATCCGGGTCGGGGAAAAGCACACTGCTGAGCATCCTGGCCGGGTGGGTCGAGCCCGCGACAGGCAGTCTCCGGCGGGACGGCATCGACTCGATCGCCTGGGTCTTCCAGAACCCGCTCGGTGTGGCCCGCCGCACCGCTGAGGACCACGTGGCTCTCCCGCTGCTGGCCCGGGGCCATTCACACCGCAGTGCACGGGTCGAGGCGCGCACGATGCTCGCGCGAGTCGGACTGTCTCACGTCGCCTCGGCGCCCTTCGCGAATCTGTCCGGTGGAGAAGCCCAGCGGCTCATGCTCGCCCGAGGGCTCGCATCTCGACCGGACATGCTTCTCGTCGATGAACCGACGGCCCAGCTCGACACGACCACAGCGGAAGACGTGAACCGCGCCATCGCCGCGAGTGCCGGTCACGGGAGCATCGTGGTGATCGCCACCCACGATCGACGCACGAGGGATGCGTGCACCGACGTCATCGAGTTGGGGAGGAGCGCGTGA
- a CDS encoding peptidoglycan-binding domain-containing protein: MPRLSAPLLVVGAFAILSLGTVAGAVLVPTAAPQSIASTVRPTSVQATEITTTDEQTATLRVTARPAQKLSSRAVGTITADDCQPGSTVASGSAGPTVNDAVLVHLATSQPLWRDLSVGDTGADVRSLQAELSRLGQPVEVDGRFGAGTLRAVSRMAETAGASDARSWSTLPFARFIWLPAASVVIASCDTGMGQEVAAQGPVATLPQGVSEAVLTPLPDDVMAGDRVVVADGLTIPVDAAGRITSAADLERLAASQAYLRYRGSSSDSGPNGSEAAGPDGSASKPGMSVQYRLAQPTTVFSVPAAAVYATTGSTGCVVDEGHARAVTIVGSQLGETFVVPRDGSRIGSISLDTRKAPRC, encoded by the coding sequence ATGCCACGGCTCTCCGCCCCGCTGCTTGTCGTCGGGGCGTTCGCGATCCTCTCGCTCGGGACTGTAGCGGGTGCTGTGCTGGTCCCCACTGCCGCGCCGCAGAGCATCGCATCGACGGTGCGACCGACCTCGGTGCAAGCGACCGAGATCACGACGACGGATGAACAGACGGCGACACTGCGGGTGACCGCACGGCCGGCACAGAAGCTCTCGAGCCGGGCGGTGGGCACCATCACCGCAGACGACTGCCAGCCCGGCAGCACCGTAGCGTCGGGGAGCGCTGGGCCCACTGTGAACGACGCCGTGCTCGTCCACTTGGCTACCTCGCAGCCGCTGTGGCGGGACCTGAGCGTGGGGGACACCGGAGCAGACGTTCGGTCACTTCAGGCCGAACTCTCGCGCCTCGGCCAGCCGGTCGAAGTCGACGGACGTTTCGGCGCGGGCACGCTGAGAGCGGTGAGCCGGATGGCCGAGACCGCCGGCGCGTCCGACGCACGGTCGTGGAGCACTCTTCCCTTCGCCCGGTTCATCTGGCTCCCCGCGGCCTCGGTCGTGATCGCGTCGTGCGACACTGGCATGGGTCAGGAGGTCGCGGCGCAGGGGCCCGTCGCAACGCTTCCGCAGGGGGTGTCCGAAGCGGTACTGACTCCGTTGCCGGACGATGTCATGGCTGGAGACCGAGTGGTCGTTGCCGACGGTCTCACCATCCCCGTCGACGCCGCAGGCAGGATCACCTCCGCCGCCGACCTCGAACGTTTGGCTGCGTCGCAGGCGTACCTGCGATATCGGGGCTCGAGCTCCGATTCGGGCCCGAACGGGAGCGAGGCGGCGGGGCCCGACGGATCGGCGTCGAAGCCGGGGATGTCCGTTCAGTACCGCTTGGCTCAGCCGACGACGGTTTTCAGCGTTCCCGCGGCTGCCGTCTACGCCACGACCGGGAGCACGGGGTGTGTCGTCGACGAGGGACATGCCAGAGCTGTGACAATCGTCGGCTCTCAGCTCGGCGAGACCTTCGTCGTCCCCCGTGACGGCTCACGGATCGGCTCGATCAGCCTCGACACCCGGAAGGCGCCTCGCTGCTGA